A portion of the Segatella copri DSM 18205 genome contains these proteins:
- a CDS encoding mannose-1-phosphate guanylyltransferase, which yields MKSNGNNYCVILAGGKGRRLWPCSRSNYPKQFVDFFGVGRTQLQQTFDRMAKIVPADHIFINTNEEYVQLVKEQLPEVPAERILAEPIHRNTAPSMAWANHRISMLNPDACIIATPSDQAIFNEDAFRENVLEGLAFVAEHDRFLTMGVKPTRPEPGYGYIQMGEAIGNGLYKVQSFTEKPEREFAKIFVESGEFYWNTGLFLSNVKYLRECFCKILPPVLRDYDKQYPEFSVETENAYMKESFSSYPNISVDFGILDKPSNVYMMKCDFGWADLGTWHSIYEAMQKSSDDNVVIDSDVMMENCHNNVIKLPKGKLAVLNGLEGFIVAENDNVLLICKKEDSSALVRKYVNEVQMKKGDEFV from the coding sequence ATGAAGAGTAACGGAAATAATTATTGTGTGATATTGGCAGGAGGTAAGGGCCGCAGACTTTGGCCTTGCAGCCGCAGCAACTATCCGAAGCAGTTTGTCGACTTCTTTGGAGTGGGGCGCACCCAGCTTCAGCAAACCTTTGACCGTATGGCAAAGATCGTGCCTGCCGACCATATATTTATCAACACAAATGAAGAATATGTTCAACTGGTAAAGGAACAGTTGCCTGAGGTTCCTGCAGAACGAATATTGGCGGAACCTATTCATCGCAATACGGCACCTAGCATGGCATGGGCCAATCATCGCATCTCGATGCTCAATCCTGATGCCTGCATCATCGCCACTCCTTCGGATCAGGCTATCTTCAATGAAGATGCTTTCCGGGAAAACGTATTGGAAGGTCTGGCTTTTGTGGCAGAACATGACCGTTTCCTGACGATGGGTGTGAAACCAACCCGTCCTGAACCTGGATATGGATATATTCAGATGGGTGAAGCTATCGGCAACGGATTGTACAAGGTGCAGTCGTTTACAGAGAAACCGGAAAGAGAGTTTGCCAAGATTTTTGTAGAAAGTGGAGAGTTCTATTGGAATACGGGTTTATTCCTTTCTAATGTGAAGTATCTGCGTGAGTGTTTCTGCAAGATTCTGCCCCCTGTACTCCGTGATTACGATAAACAGTATCCCGAATTCAGTGTGGAGACTGAGAATGCATACATGAAAGAGAGCTTCTCTTCTTATCCTAATATATCAGTAGATTTCGGGATTCTTGACAAGCCTAGCAATGTCTATATGATGAAGTGTGACTTCGGATGGGCTGATTTGGGTACCTGGCACAGTATCTACGAGGCGATGCAGAAGAGCAGCGATGACAACGTGGTGATTGACAGCGATGTGATGATGGAGAATTGTCACAACAATGTAATCAAGTTGCCTAAAGGAAAGCTGGCTGTATTGAACGGACTGGAAGGTTTCATAGTAGCCGAGAATGACAATGTATTGTTGATATGCAAGAAAGAAGATTCTTCTGCCCTGGTGCGTAAATATGTAAACGAGGTGCAGATGAAGAAAGGCGATGAGTTCGTCTAA
- the greA gene encoding transcription elongation factor GreA, which yields MAYMSQEGYDKLVAELKQLVSVERPKASAAIAEARDKGDLSENSEYDAAKEAQAHLEDKINRLKLTIAEAKIIDTKQLSTDSVQIMSKVEMTNMANKAKMTYTIVSESEANLKEGKISIKTPIAQGLLNKKVGEVAEIKIPRGTINLRIDKISFE from the coding sequence ATGGCTTACATGTCACAAGAAGGCTACGACAAACTCGTAGCTGAGCTGAAACAGCTCGTATCTGTAGAGCGCCCTAAGGCATCAGCCGCAATTGCTGAAGCCCGCGACAAGGGTGATTTAAGTGAGAATTCTGAGTATGATGCCGCTAAAGAGGCACAGGCTCATCTGGAAGATAAGATCAATCGCCTGAAGCTCACCATTGCCGAGGCCAAGATTATCGATACCAAGCAGCTCAGCACCGACAGCGTGCAGATTATGTCGAAGGTAGAGATGACCAACATGGCTAACAAGGCAAAGATGACTTATACCATCGTGAGCGAGAGCGAGGCAAACTTGAAGGAAGGCAAGATTTCCATCAAGACTCCTATCGCACAGGGATTGCTCAACAAGAAGGTAGGTGAGGTTGCAGAAATCAAGATTCCTCGCGGCACCATCAACCTTCGCATCGACAAGATTTCATTTGAATAA
- a CDS encoding HIT family protein, with product MASIFSKIAAGEIPSYKCAESDKFYAFLDISPIGKGHTLVIPRKEVDYIFDMEDEDLAEFEVFAKKVAKAIKASFPCKKVAQVVLGLEVPHAHIHLIPMNSEADVNFCKEHLKLTEEEFKEIADKIYTEFKKL from the coding sequence ATGGCAAGCATTTTTTCAAAGATTGCAGCAGGAGAGATTCCTAGCTACAAGTGTGCAGAAAGCGACAAGTTCTATGCTTTCCTCGACATTAGCCCTATCGGCAAAGGTCATACTTTGGTGATTCCCCGCAAGGAGGTGGATTACATCTTCGATATGGAAGACGAAGACCTGGCTGAGTTTGAGGTTTTCGCCAAGAAGGTAGCCAAGGCTATCAAGGCATCCTTCCCATGCAAGAAAGTGGCGCAGGTTGTTTTGGGTCTGGAGGTTCCTCATGCCCATATCCACCTCATCCCAATGAACAGCGAAGCTGATGTAAACTTCTGCAAGGAGCATCTCAAACTCACAGAGGAAGAGTTCAAGGAAATTGCTGATAAGATTTATACAGAATTCAAGAAACTTTAA
- a CDS encoding transposase, giving the protein MKYIKGEDRRQYVLFPACLDEYIEQDNPVRYIDAFVDSQDLEELGFNHTKREAPGNGGRPSYDPSDILKLLIYGYFNSIRSSRKLAKACVVNIEVMWLLSKVTPDFRTVSDFRKDNLKPIKKVFKSLNKQLDSFGLFSHSYLSIDGSKFKAVNSKDNNFTLNKLDDRIARLEAHERQYLEDLEKNDFDDERKFGRDETELNLEVVQKRQADYKEYRNQLEESGEKQLSLTDPDSKLMKFNDGFNVGYNVQTAVEADSHLIATYNVTTNPTDHGEITETLTEAKNDLEHEIVEVVADKGYQDPKDMANALAAGIIPNVIQRDGDDVAEVEFEYVEATVTDDMLNSKKPENLETCLKAGKIPTAYAGILDSPQIGVRKSYECTASSNIKEMSDEELKQLALQGYFVRDAAKNLVYCPQGSILRQKSLKKDGRIRYCNKLACKKCSHKCTKAAFKEADFNKDTLVMKAQNYKVDSSNHQEDQEPPKTKMKREVKEHKIVTYKLHLDKKKMAQRMCLSEHPFGTMKRTLGAYYFLLKTKVKVEAEMALICLSYNMRRAISMLGVPQLIAKMA; this is encoded by the coding sequence ATGAAGTACATTAAAGGTGAAGATAGAAGACAATACGTATTGTTTCCGGCTTGTCTGGACGAGTACATCGAGCAGGATAATCCCGTTCGCTACATTGATGCGTTTGTAGATAGCCAGGATTTAGAAGAACTCGGCTTCAATCATACTAAACGTGAGGCTCCTGGAAATGGTGGACGACCTTCATATGACCCTTCAGACATATTGAAACTACTCATTTATGGTTATTTCAATTCTATCCGTTCTTCTCGAAAGTTGGCCAAAGCGTGCGTTGTCAATATCGAGGTTATGTGGCTTTTAAGCAAGGTAACCCCTGACTTTCGTACAGTTTCTGATTTCCGAAAGGATAATTTGAAGCCTATCAAGAAAGTTTTTAAATCATTGAATAAGCAGTTGGATTCCTTTGGACTCTTCAGCCATTCTTACTTATCTATTGATGGTAGTAAGTTCAAGGCTGTAAATTCAAAGGATAACAACTTTACTCTCAATAAGCTTGATGATCGTATTGCCCGTCTTGAAGCGCATGAGCGTCAGTACTTGGAGGATTTGGAAAAGAACGACTTCGATGATGAACGTAAGTTTGGCAGGGATGAAACCGAGCTTAATCTGGAGGTGGTTCAGAAGCGTCAGGCGGATTACAAAGAATATCGTAATCAACTGGAGGAAAGTGGAGAGAAACAACTTTCACTCACAGATCCTGATTCTAAGTTGATGAAGTTCAATGACGGTTTTAACGTTGGCTATAATGTACAGACAGCCGTCGAGGCAGACAGTCATCTGATAGCCACCTACAATGTTACCACCAATCCTACTGATCATGGCGAAATTACGGAAACACTGACTGAGGCCAAGAATGATTTGGAACATGAAATAGTAGAAGTTGTTGCCGACAAGGGTTATCAGGATCCAAAAGACATGGCAAACGCTTTGGCTGCAGGAATCATCCCTAATGTAATACAGCGAGATGGCGATGATGTTGCTGAAGTAGAGTTTGAATATGTAGAAGCTACCGTAACAGATGATATGCTAAACAGCAAAAAGCCCGAGAATCTCGAAACTTGCCTTAAGGCTGGCAAAATACCGACTGCCTATGCAGGCATCCTTGACTCTCCCCAAATTGGTGTTCGTAAATCCTACGAATGTACGGCATCAAGTAATATAAAGGAAATGTCTGATGAGGAACTCAAACAGCTTGCGCTGCAAGGCTACTTTGTTAGAGATGCTGCTAAGAATTTAGTGTATTGTCCGCAGGGCTCTATATTACGTCAGAAGTCCTTAAAGAAGGATGGTCGTATCCGTTATTGCAATAAGTTGGCTTGCAAAAAATGCTCGCATAAGTGTACTAAAGCAGCATTTAAAGAAGCAGACTTCAACAAGGATACTCTCGTGATGAAAGCTCAGAATTACAAGGTAGACTCCAGTAATCATCAGGAAGACCAGGAACCTCCTAAGACTAAGATGAAACGAGAAGTTAAAGAACACAAGATTGTGACATACAAACTTCATTTAGACAAGAAGAAGATGGCGCAAAGAATGTGTCTCTCAGAACATCCTTTTGGAACGATGAAGAGAACCTTAGGGGCGTATTATTTTTTATTGAAAACGAAGGTTAAGGTGGAGGCCGAAATGGCCCTCATCTGCCTCTCCTATAACATGCGTAGAGCCATCTCTATGCTTGGCGTTCCACAATTGATCGCAAAGATGGCATAA
- a CDS encoding SusC/RagA family TonB-linked outer membrane protein, translating into MKDDNSQLNEVVVVGYTSKARKDLTGSVGSISGAKLSVVPVTSAAVALQGKIAGVQVTTADGDPGADVNIRIRGAGSVTQSNEPLYIVDGFEAPNINDIPPSDIASIDVLKDASLTAIYGAKGGRGVVIVTTKSAAAGKVTVGFNGRLSVSKLSKKLDLMNAEEFANYQWDRAAAGSTRGSAAKYFRNNFGNPADLDLYKRATTHDWQDEVMGETPLNYSANVTVGGGSDKIRFNTSLTQSEDKGIILGSGVRRTNLNMKLDVNISKKLTLKFNPKISYRRDTGAGGDNIGSGGIIDVLKYRPMNGLREFAFWDPTTVDPDEEANFSYTNPKNDIMTNVQKKHSYSVSNQAAIIWTPIKGLTFQSNVSYSFSFSDKNRFFGPLTKTGLGNNKLPVAQITNTHKESYTWNNTLSYDWSFNKEHNFNALIGQEIQNSQTKETYQANRYFPREIAAEKAFNNMGLGTPYESSSSLSTPNRTASFFGQLGYNFKHRYLASFTFRADGSTKFAPGSQWGYFPSISGAWVLSEESWMKNIKWINNLKIRAAFGLTGNNSIDDDMWRYLYAVSSTGGPGFGESTENGDQYYAFGNGNKLTNEKIKWETVITRNLAADITLFDNRLTITPEVYWNTTRDLLYKSEVATTTGYNTQMRNIGKVTNKGVELSVSYDILRGKDYVLTGNLSLGSNKMKVIKLNETDNVIWSNNSRWSSSNLVSTNDYCIKVGDEVGIIYGYVYDGLYSGDEFTYDPNQNFLAIPKSEPWTDENGVQHKKTVSMDGVFNDSQSGTATLPGKIKFKDLNDDGVIDEKDRTQIGHTTPRVQGGFGLSGQWKNFDFAANFNYMLDFDIVNATSYALSSSVKDSKTFNNVLSKFASNSWRYTRPSDHENLYKNYYLDGATEEYLAQNAGATLWNPADVTNNVLHSYFVEDGSFLRCQDITIGYTLPHKLTAKWGMSKLRFYASCSNLFIITGYSGYDPEVDLMTSLTCGMDYNRYPRNRSFVFGVNVNF; encoded by the coding sequence TTGAAGGATGACAACAGTCAGCTCAACGAAGTTGTCGTTGTCGGTTATACAAGTAAAGCCCGCAAGGACCTCACCGGTTCTGTAGGTTCTATTTCTGGAGCAAAACTGTCTGTAGTTCCTGTAACTTCTGCAGCGGTAGCACTTCAGGGTAAAATTGCCGGTGTGCAGGTTACCACAGCCGATGGTGACCCAGGTGCAGATGTCAACATCCGTATCCGTGGTGCCGGTTCTGTAACACAGAGCAATGAGCCTCTTTATATTGTTGATGGATTCGAGGCTCCAAACATCAATGATATCCCTCCATCAGATATCGCTTCTATCGACGTTTTAAAAGATGCTTCCCTTACAGCTATCTATGGTGCTAAGGGTGGACGTGGTGTTGTGATTGTCACCACCAAGAGTGCTGCTGCCGGTAAGGTTACTGTAGGATTCAACGGCCGTCTTTCTGTCAGCAAGCTTTCTAAGAAACTGGATTTGATGAATGCAGAAGAGTTTGCAAACTATCAGTGGGACCGCGCTGCTGCTGGTTCTACCCGTGGTTCTGCGGCAAAATACTTCCGCAACAACTTTGGTAACCCTGCCGACCTCGATCTTTACAAGCGAGCAACTACACATGATTGGCAAGACGAGGTGATGGGTGAAACTCCTCTCAATTACTCTGCCAACGTAACAGTTGGAGGTGGTAGCGACAAAATCCGTTTCAACACATCTTTAACCCAGAGTGAAGATAAGGGTATTATCCTTGGTTCAGGTGTTCGCCGTACCAACTTGAACATGAAGTTGGATGTCAACATCTCAAAGAAGTTGACTCTTAAGTTCAACCCTAAGATTTCTTATCGCCGTGATACAGGTGCCGGTGGTGACAACATCGGTTCCGGTGGTATTATTGACGTATTGAAATACCGTCCGATGAATGGTTTGCGCGAATTTGCTTTCTGGGACCCTACAACTGTAGATCCTGATGAAGAGGCAAACTTCTCATATACCAATCCTAAGAACGACATCATGACCAATGTCCAGAAGAAACATAGCTACAGCGTTTCTAACCAGGCTGCCATCATCTGGACTCCTATCAAGGGATTGACTTTCCAATCAAATGTTTCATACTCGTTCTCATTTAGCGACAAGAACCGTTTCTTCGGTCCATTGACCAAGACCGGACTTGGTAATAACAAATTGCCTGTTGCTCAGATTACCAATACTCATAAAGAGTCATACACATGGAATAATACTTTGAGCTATGACTGGTCTTTCAACAAGGAGCACAACTTCAACGCTCTGATTGGTCAGGAAATCCAGAATTCCCAGACCAAGGAAACCTATCAGGCTAACCGTTACTTCCCTCGCGAAATAGCTGCAGAGAAGGCTTTCAATAACATGGGCTTAGGTACTCCTTATGAGTCTTCATCCAGTTTGTCTACTCCAAACAGAACAGCTTCGTTCTTTGGTCAGTTGGGATACAACTTCAAGCATCGCTACTTGGCATCATTCACATTCCGTGCCGATGGTTCTACCAAGTTTGCACCAGGAAGCCAGTGGGGTTACTTCCCTTCTATCTCAGGTGCCTGGGTATTGTCTGAAGAGTCTTGGATGAAGAATATCAAATGGATCAACAACCTGAAGATTCGTGCCGCATTCGGCTTAACCGGTAACAATAGCATTGATGACGACATGTGGCGTTATCTCTATGCCGTAAGCTCTACTGGCGGACCTGGATTTGGCGAATCAACAGAGAATGGTGACCAATATTACGCTTTTGGTAACGGCAACAAGCTGACCAACGAAAAGATTAAGTGGGAAACTGTTATCACCCGAAACTTAGCAGCAGACATCACTCTGTTTGACAACCGTCTGACCATTACTCCTGAGGTTTACTGGAACACAACCCGCGATTTGCTTTACAAATCAGAGGTTGCTACAACAACAGGTTACAACACCCAGATGCGCAACATCGGTAAGGTTACCAACAAGGGTGTTGAGCTGAGCGTAAGTTATGACATTCTTCGTGGCAAAGACTATGTCCTGACAGGAAACTTGTCTTTGGGTTCCAACAAGATGAAAGTCATCAAGCTGAACGAAACCGACAATGTTATCTGGAGTAACAATAGCCGCTGGTCTTCTTCTAACCTCGTTTCAACCAATGACTACTGCATCAAGGTAGGCGACGAAGTAGGTATCATCTATGGCTATGTATATGACGGCTTGTACTCTGGCGATGAATTCACATACGATCCAAACCAGAACTTCCTGGCTATTCCTAAGAGTGAGCCATGGACCGATGAGAATGGCGTACAGCATAAGAAAACCGTAAGCATGGATGGCGTATTCAATGACAGCCAGAGCGGTACTGCTACCTTGCCAGGTAAGATCAAGTTCAAGGATCTGAATGACGATGGCGTTATTGATGAGAAAGACCGTACCCAGATTGGCCATACTACTCCTCGCGTACAGGGTGGTTTCGGTTTAAGCGGACAATGGAAGAACTTCGACTTCGCAGCAAACTTCAACTACATGCTCGACTTCGATATTGTCAATGCAACTTCTTACGCATTGTCTTCTTCTGTAAAGGACAGCAAGACATTCAATAATGTTCTCAGCAAGTTCGCCAGCAACAGTTGGCGCTACACACGCCCATCTGATCATGAGAACCTGTACAAGAACTATTATCTGGATGGAGCTACAGAAGAGTATCTGGCACAGAATGCCGGTGCAACACTCTGGAACCCTGCAGACGTAACCAACAACGTATTGCACTCATATTTCGTAGAGGATGGTTCTTTCCTGCGTTGTCAGGATATAACTATCGGTTATACTCTTCCTCACAAGCTGACTGCAAAATGGGGTATGTCTAAGTTACGCTTCTATGCCAGCTGCTCAAACCTCTTCATCATTACAGGTTACTCAGGCTATGACCCTGAAGTTGACCTTATGACAAGTTTGACTTGTGGTATGGACTACAACCGTTACCCACGTAACCGCAGTTTCGTATTCGGTGTTAATGTGAACTTCTAG
- a CDS encoding glycoside hydrolase family 28 protein, whose translation MKKFFSMVCACLLALSAQATDIKKYDALYENLPFQMEKVTRPQFPANEVNLKDFGAIGDGSSLCTTAFAKAIDALTQKGGGKLIVPQGVWFTGPIVLKSNINLHLEKGAVILFSPDDALYPFIETSFEGLDTRRCQSPISGHHLTNVAITGQGCIDGNGEYWRPLKKQKVTAAQWKQITSRGGAFKRADYWFPSEGALKADNSANMNVPKTPASEEEWNEIKRFLRPVMISLVNCKNVWLNGVIFQNSPAWNIHPLMCENVLIEDVLVRNPSYAQNGDGLDLESCKNALIVNSTFDVGDDGICIKSGKDADGRKRGIPCENVIVNGCTVFKGHGGFVVGSEMSGGVKNIKVSDCQFLGTDVGLRFKSTRGRGGIVENIYIDNMSMFDIQTDVITFDLYYGGKSAVEVLNDGDEAKSQKVQKFKVDETTPCFRNIDINHVICRTARRAAYFNGLPEMPVSNIHIKDMEVNNAQQGIVINRTDGVKLENIKVSAKTHTFDAKNSKNVTVNDKTYKKIDEKGITLDF comes from the coding sequence ATGAAGAAATTTTTTAGCATGGTATGTGCTTGCTTGTTGGCGCTAAGTGCCCAGGCAACAGACATCAAGAAGTATGATGCTCTTTACGAAAATCTACCATTCCAGATGGAGAAGGTGACTCGTCCGCAATTCCCAGCCAATGAGGTAAATCTCAAAGACTTTGGTGCTATTGGCGATGGCTCTTCTCTCTGTACCACAGCCTTTGCCAAGGCTATCGATGCGCTGACTCAGAAAGGCGGCGGTAAACTCATCGTTCCACAGGGCGTATGGTTCACAGGTCCTATCGTATTGAAGAGCAACATCAACCTGCATCTCGAAAAAGGTGCTGTTATCCTTTTCTCACCAGACGATGCCCTCTACCCTTTTATAGAAACATCGTTCGAGGGTCTGGATACACGCCGCTGCCAGTCGCCTATCTCAGGTCATCATCTTACCAACGTGGCAATTACCGGTCAAGGTTGCATTGACGGAAACGGAGAATACTGGCGCCCATTGAAGAAGCAGAAGGTTACCGCTGCACAGTGGAAGCAGATTACTTCACGTGGCGGTGCATTCAAGAGAGCCGATTACTGGTTCCCATCAGAAGGTGCATTGAAGGCAGACAACAGTGCCAACATGAATGTGCCTAAAACTCCAGCTTCAGAAGAAGAATGGAATGAGATCAAGCGTTTCCTCCGCCCTGTAATGATCAGTCTCGTAAACTGCAAGAACGTTTGGCTTAATGGTGTCATCTTCCAGAATTCACCTGCATGGAACATCCATCCGCTGATGTGCGAGAACGTTCTTATAGAAGATGTATTGGTTCGCAACCCTTCATACGCTCAGAATGGTGACGGTCTTGACCTGGAGAGCTGCAAGAATGCACTTATCGTCAACTCTACTTTCGATGTAGGCGATGACGGTATCTGTATCAAGAGCGGTAAGGATGCTGACGGAAGAAAGCGCGGCATTCCTTGCGAGAATGTCATCGTAAACGGCTGTACCGTATTCAAGGGTCATGGCGGTTTCGTTGTTGGTAGCGAGATGAGCGGTGGTGTAAAGAATATCAAGGTGAGCGACTGCCAGTTCCTCGGCACCGATGTAGGTCTCCGTTTCAAGAGTACCCGCGGTCGTGGTGGTATAGTAGAGAATATCTACATCGACAACATGTCTATGTTTGATATTCAGACAGATGTCATCACCTTCGACCTTTACTACGGTGGCAAGTCTGCCGTTGAGGTTCTCAACGATGGCGATGAGGCTAAGAGCCAGAAGGTACAGAAGTTCAAGGTAGACGAGACAACACCTTGCTTCCGCAATATCGACATCAATCATGTCATCTGCCGCACAGCCCGTCGTGCAGCTTACTTCAACGGTCTCCCAGAGATGCCGGTAAGCAATATCCACATCAAGGATATGGAGGTAAACAATGCCCAGCAGGGTATTGTCATCAACCGTACCGATGGCGTGAAACTTGAGAACATCAAGGTAAGTGCAAAGACCCACACCTTCGATGCCAAGAACTCAAAGAATGTAACTGTCAACGACAAGACATATAAGAAGATTGACGAGAAGGGTATTACCCTCGATTTCTAA
- a CDS encoding carboxypeptidase-like regulatory domain-containing protein, producing the protein MVLTPSSVLAQNVVKGTVLDANNEPVIGASVIEKGNPKNGTVTDLDGNFTLNLKAGKTAVISYIGMVAQEVKVGEIV; encoded by the coding sequence ATGGTGTTAACACCATCTTCTGTCCTCGCACAGAATGTCGTGAAAGGTACCGTGCTGGACGCAAACAACGAGCCAGTGATCGGAGCATCTGTCATTGAAAAGGGCAACCCTAAGAATGGCACAGTTACTGACCTCGATGGTAATTTTACGCTCAACCTGAAAGCAGGCAAGACTGCCGTTATCTCTTACATCGGTATGGTGGCACAAGAGGTAAAAGTGGGGGAGATTGTCTGA